In Methylocystis echinoides, one genomic interval encodes:
- a CDS encoding DGQHR domain-containing protein, with amino-acid sequence MDRDPQGDLADSSPLADDAAALSPDRESAKAKTVCEKALVVAQGKHRFYSLVLPSDLLAETCMVEPRVDNPIDGFQRLLDQKRAKSIARYIDAGFGTVPGAVVLSAQARAHLTYDKETGALTFRKDKKAFLIIDGQHRVYGFKLAKSSVSVPVVIYNRLSRAQECRLFMDINTKQRPVPNELLLDIRRLSEVESETEALLHNVFDLFHTRKDSALANLLSPAERKKGMISRVTFNAGLRSIKGAFVGAPPEEVYAVLNAYLRACRHGLGLHDIDDNIANPALFKALMLLFTNVAERVADRHGGKYTVGNFEDVVIPFFRRLKKSDLPRAGLTHTALHEHYSKALSAGFLLKQWLFA; translated from the coding sequence ATGGATCGGGACCCGCAGGGCGATCTCGCCGACTCCTCCCCCCTCGCCGACGACGCCGCCGCGCTGTCGCCGGACCGCGAAAGCGCCAAGGCGAAGACGGTTTGCGAAAAGGCGCTCGTCGTCGCCCAGGGCAAGCATCGTTTTTATTCCCTCGTGCTGCCGAGCGATCTGCTCGCCGAGACATGCATGGTGGAGCCCCGCGTCGACAATCCGATCGACGGCTTCCAGCGCCTGCTCGACCAAAAGCGCGCCAAATCCATCGCCCGTTATATCGACGCCGGCTTCGGGACGGTGCCCGGCGCCGTCGTGCTCTCGGCGCAGGCGCGGGCGCATCTGACCTACGACAAGGAGACGGGCGCGCTGACGTTCCGCAAGGACAAGAAGGCCTTTCTCATCATCGACGGCCAGCATCGCGTCTACGGCTTCAAGCTCGCCAAATCTTCGGTGAGCGTGCCCGTCGTCATTTACAACAGGCTCAGCCGCGCGCAGGAATGCCGCCTGTTCATGGACATCAACACCAAGCAGCGGCCGGTGCCCAATGAGCTGCTGCTCGACATCCGCCGCCTCTCGGAAGTCGAGAGCGAGACGGAGGCGCTGCTCCACAATGTGTTCGACCTGTTTCACACGCGCAAGGACAGCGCGCTCGCCAACCTGCTCAGCCCGGCCGAGCGCAAGAAAGGCATGATCTCGCGCGTCACCTTCAACGCCGGCCTGCGCTCCATCAAGGGCGCGTTCGTCGGCGCGCCGCCGGAAGAGGTCTATGCCGTGCTCAACGCCTATCTGCGGGCCTGCCGGCACGGGCTGGGTCTGCACGACATCGACGACAACATCGCCAATCCGGCGCTGTTCAAGGCGCTGATGTTGCTCTTCACCAATGTCGCGGAGCGCGTCGCCGACCGGCACGGCGGCAAATATACGGTCGGCAATTTCGAGGATGTCGTCATTCCATTCTTCCGGCGCCTGAAGAAAAGCGACCTGCCGCGCGCGGGGCTGACCCACACCGCGCTGCATGAGCATTACAGCAAGGCGCTCAGCGCCGGCTTCCTGCTCAAGCAGTGGCTTTTCGCCTGA
- a CDS encoding LuxR family transcriptional regulator — translation MTDSPPFSFDKASEALGQIKAARSLKDFEDVFLKIIGEIGYRYFVFGGIPEDGKNLGACIVSMHMPQGWDKLYFDLGFVDVDPVLKRCVASPDPFLWADVVAGLSVNSPEYAFMRKAEEHGLTHGVCFPVHGVNGLEAGVSLSGGAKAPSTTEMRNLHLFCLYAFNKLKSIAKGSAISVPALTKREREILLWSAFGKTNRQVAEILFLSEKTVATHFKKIIKKLSVQNKAEAIALALRAGLIPG, via the coding sequence ATGACGGATTCGCCCCCCTTCAGCTTCGACAAGGCTTCGGAAGCCCTGGGTCAAATCAAGGCGGCCAGATCGCTGAAGGACTTCGAGGACGTCTTTTTGAAGATCATCGGTGAGATCGGCTACCGCTACTTCGTTTTCGGCGGCATTCCCGAAGACGGAAAAAATCTCGGCGCCTGCATCGTCTCCATGCATATGCCGCAGGGATGGGACAAGCTCTATTTCGATTTGGGCTTTGTCGACGTCGACCCCGTCCTGAAGCGCTGCGTGGCGTCGCCCGATCCGTTCTTATGGGCGGACGTTGTGGCGGGGCTGAGCGTGAATTCGCCCGAATACGCCTTCATGCGCAAGGCCGAGGAGCACGGGCTGACCCATGGCGTGTGCTTTCCCGTGCATGGCGTCAACGGGCTCGAAGCGGGCGTCTCGCTCAGCGGCGGCGCCAAGGCGCCCAGCACGACGGAGATGCGCAACCTGCATCTCTTCTGCCTTTACGCCTTCAACAAGCTGAAGTCGATCGCCAAGGGCAGCGCGATCAGCGTTCCCGCGCTCACCAAGCGCGAACGCGAAATCCTGCTGTGGAGCGCCTTTGGAAAGACCAACCGGCAGGTCGCGGAGATTCTCTTCCTCTCGGAAAAGACCGTCGCCACGCATTTCAAAAAGATCATCAAGAAACTGTCGGTTCAGAACAAAGCGGAGGCCATCGCCCTCGCCTTGCGCGCCGGCCTCATCCCCGGTTAG
- a CDS encoding glycosyltransferase family 2 protein, which produces MSEASVDLYYAEPSLRPREEGQGPRRRTLGNAPVAPVRRAPGRAETSPRPPAVEIAFLAKYGVPLDVLHYATTLARRQGVSADAALLAEGLVADEVFYRALADHLGVPFLEAGIELPLGAAVGAERGYVPLRGESDGPRWLFAPVGAEIFRLMSVVRAARGRALFALTTRTRFIEALRDALAGEVARAASLSVERVDPRLCVRSSLRRGPLAVATVLLCTAIACLFTPWAGPRLLAALLLAGAFLAGIVLRLCASWSSIRASDREVAIEEAQLPVYTVVIALYREAAVARQLSRAIDRLDYPRAKLDVKFVVEHDDEETLAALRSYPPRTPHEIVVAPPGAPRTKPRALNIAMPFARGSLVAVFDAEDLPDARQLRRAAAHFHHAAPELACLQASLVIDNGGLNWMTRLFALEYAALFDVFNKGLAARRLPLFLGGTSNHFRLAALREIGFWDAYNVTEDADLGLRLLRAGYELRMFDSHTFEEAPATFRALVKQRARWLKGWMQTALVHCRHPARFFADLGPRGAFAVLAMFASGIMGPLFGPLLTARLLYDALFGALLAPRTGFETACSALWCFVAVSGLVSLLAPLLLGARRRGLFGFCGALFYLPLWLLMLSLACWRAFFELWRRPFHWEKTEHGLTLRGKSDDFGEDEPPFEALGARGIDAAVFPSDPLGTPFWWTETPPDDGARRAEPRLTEPPA; this is translated from the coding sequence ATGTCCGAGGCGTCGGTCGACCTTTATTACGCCGAACCTTCGCTCCGGCCGCGGGAGGAGGGGCAAGGCCCCCGCCGCCGCACCCTGGGTAACGCGCCGGTAGCCCCGGTCCGCCGCGCCCCGGGCCGCGCCGAAACGTCGCCGCGTCCGCCCGCCGTCGAAATCGCCTTCTTGGCGAAATACGGCGTGCCGCTCGACGTGCTCCACTACGCGACGACTCTCGCACGACGACAGGGGGTCTCGGCGGACGCGGCGTTGCTCGCCGAGGGGCTCGTGGCGGATGAGGTCTTCTACCGAGCGCTCGCCGACCATCTGGGCGTCCCGTTCCTCGAGGCCGGCATCGAGCTCCCGTTGGGCGCCGCCGTCGGCGCCGAAAGAGGCTATGTTCCCCTGCGCGGCGAAAGCGACGGCCCGCGCTGGCTGTTCGCCCCGGTCGGCGCCGAAATTTTCAGGCTGATGAGCGTCGTCCGCGCGGCTCGGGGACGCGCGCTCTTCGCTCTGACGACGCGGACGCGTTTCATTGAGGCGCTTCGGGACGCGCTGGCGGGCGAGGTCGCGCGGGCGGCGAGCCTGTCGGTCGAGCGCGTCGACCCGCGGCTTTGCGTGCGCAGTTCGCTGCGGCGCGGCCCTCTCGCGGTCGCGACCGTCCTGCTCTGCACGGCGATCGCCTGTCTCTTCACGCCTTGGGCGGGCCCCCGTCTTCTCGCCGCCTTGCTTCTCGCAGGGGCGTTTCTAGCGGGAATTGTCCTCCGTCTTTGCGCCTCCTGGTCGAGCATTCGGGCGAGCGACCGCGAGGTCGCGATCGAGGAGGCGCAGTTGCCGGTCTATACGGTGGTGATCGCGCTCTACAGGGAGGCGGCCGTCGCCCGCCAGCTTTCACGCGCCATCGACCGCTTGGATTATCCGCGGGCCAAGCTCGATGTAAAATTCGTCGTCGAGCACGATGACGAAGAGACGCTTGCAGCCTTGCGCTCTTATCCGCCGCGCACGCCGCACGAGATCGTGGTCGCGCCGCCAGGGGCGCCGCGGACAAAACCCCGCGCCCTCAACATCGCCATGCCGTTCGCGCGCGGGTCCCTGGTCGCGGTGTTCGACGCCGAAGATCTTCCCGACGCGCGCCAGTTGCGTCGCGCCGCCGCGCACTTCCATCACGCGGCGCCCGAACTCGCCTGTCTGCAGGCGAGCCTCGTCATCGATAATGGCGGCCTCAACTGGATGACGAGGCTGTTCGCGCTCGAATACGCCGCTCTGTTCGACGTCTTCAACAAGGGACTCGCGGCGCGCCGCCTGCCGCTCTTCCTTGGCGGCACGTCGAATCATTTCCGGCTCGCGGCGTTGCGCGAGATCGGCTTCTGGGACGCCTATAACGTCACCGAGGACGCCGACCTCGGCCTGCGTCTCCTGCGCGCCGGTTACGAGCTGCGCATGTTCGACTCGCACACCTTCGAGGAGGCGCCCGCGACCTTCCGGGCGCTGGTGAAGCAGCGCGCCCGCTGGCTCAAAGGCTGGATGCAGACGGCGCTCGTGCATTGCCGCCATCCGGCGCGCTTTTTCGCCGATCTCGGGCCGCGCGGGGCTTTCGCCGTGCTCGCCATGTTCGCGAGCGGGATTATGGGGCCCCTGTTCGGGCCGCTGCTGACCGCGCGGCTTCTTTACGACGCGCTCTTCGGCGCCTTGCTCGCGCCCCGCACCGGCTTCGAGACGGCGTGCAGCGCGCTCTGGTGTTTCGTCGCCGTCTCCGGCCTCGTCTCGCTGCTGGCGCCGCTGCTGCTCGGCGCCCGTCGCCGCGGCCTCTTCGGCTTTTGCGGCGCCCTGTTCTACCTGCCGCTGTGGCTCCTGATGTTGAGCCTCGCCTGTTGGCGCGCGTTCTTCGAATTATGGCGACGGCCCTTCCATTGGGAAAAGACCGAACATGGCTTGACCCTGCGCGGCAAGTCGGACGACTTCGGGGAAGACGAGCCGCCTTTCGAGGCGCTCGGCGCGCGCGGAATTGATGCGGCAGTCTTCCCGTCCGACCCCTTGGGAACCCCATTCTGGTGGACCGAGACGCCGCCGGATGACGGGGCGAGGCGAGCCGAGCCGCGCTTGACTGAGCCTCCGGCATGA
- a CDS encoding transporter substrate-binding domain-containing protein, translating to MLRFRLSVLAASLLAFAAGSAPARAETAVPSFFDPNHPLQKPDLSRIRQIRFLTEDDFPPFNFLLADGQLAGYNVDLARAICAELETPCTIQRRSWELLVPGLDDNSADAVIASLAINDETRKQADFTAPYFLTPGRFAMFADTTLTAATPEAIGDRKVAVVAGSRHEAFLKTFYPSAERVAFETPALARNALKTGKVSAHFGDAISLSFWLNGAEAGGCCVFKDGPFTDPRFFGEGVGIAVKKGNEPLRRALDYALAKLDRRGALGELYLKYFPIGPF from the coding sequence GTGCTTCGTTTTCGCCTGAGCGTCCTCGCCGCCTCTCTGCTGGCGTTTGCGGCCGGGTCCGCGCCGGCGCGGGCCGAGACGGCCGTCCCGTCCTTTTTCGACCCCAATCATCCGCTGCAGAAGCCGGACCTCTCCCGCATCCGGCAAATCCGCTTTCTCACCGAAGACGATTTCCCGCCGTTCAATTTCCTCCTCGCCGACGGGCAGCTCGCCGGCTACAACGTCGATCTCGCGCGCGCGATCTGCGCCGAGCTGGAGACGCCCTGCACCATCCAGCGGCGCAGCTGGGAGCTGCTCGTCCCCGGGCTCGACGACAACAGCGCCGACGCCGTCATCGCTTCGCTCGCGATCAATGACGAGACCCGCAAGCAGGCGGACTTCACGGCCCCCTATTTTCTCACGCCCGGCCGCTTCGCCATGTTCGCCGACACCACCCTGACCGCCGCGACGCCGGAGGCGATCGGCGACCGCAAGGTTGCGGTCGTCGCCGGATCGCGGCACGAGGCGTTCCTCAAGACCTTCTATCCGAGCGCCGAACGCGTGGCCTTCGAAACGCCGGCGCTCGCCCGCAACGCGCTCAAGACCGGCAAGGTGTCGGCCCACTTCGGCGACGCCATCAGCCTGTCGTTCTGGCTCAACGGGGCCGAAGCCGGGGGCTGCTGCGTCTTCAAGGACGGCCCCTTCACCGATCCGCGCTTCTTCGGCGAAGGCGTCGGCATCGCCGTCAAGAAGGGCAATGAGCCGCTGCGCCGCGCCCTCGATTACGCCCTCGCCAAGCTCGACCGGCGCGGCGCGCTCGGCGAACTCTATCTGAAATACTTTCCGATCGGGCCGTTCTGA
- a CDS encoding PAS domain S-box protein, with the protein MDACEVWAASWMTDSEARWTFIDPAWLAFTGQSPEAALGLGWLKAIHPGDRAGLEKALSAEAPAPFRLPLGVRRADGAPCAARAAGTPRFSPDGRFLGYFGSLVELEAPQGADADEREAFCRTLLDALGDGVFIAQDDRFVFANPALSAMLGHAPHEIERLPFESVVAPEFLPLWTARYEAGVGDGPEPPQRYPLRILNKNGERLDAELSARRIRRRGRNAVLGVLRDVSERRRGDAALRESERRFRQVVESLPQLVWTCAPEGPCDYLSPQWIAYTGVPEAAQLGYGWLDRLHPDDLERTAAQWRAAHTRGEDLSVDFRIRRHDGAYRWFHTLAVPLKDDGGRIIKWFGTNTDITEIKDAEDALRESEARFASFMRHLPGLAWIKDAEGRYVYVNEAAEAAFQKPLEDIYAKTDVDLFDAETAEAFRSNDQRAIARDAGVVTIETLEHADGVLHYSLVSKFPMKDASGTIQGTGGVAIDITEHRRMEEALEQQSRLVDLCFDPIFVWDWDSGIKTWNRGCEHLYGYSSGEAFGWSSHQLLQTRFPASREHYEARLLSAGEWAGELEQISKDGRTICVESRQQLIQTGGRKLVLEANRDATERKRTEAALRAASKRKDEFLATLAHELRNPLAPISYGVELLKRRAQESGSRDVALLGMMGRQVVHLVKLVDDLLEISRIDSGKIELRREPTEVAAVVRNALETTLLQIESGRRRLVTRIDDDPPLIVDGDPMRLSQALTNLVNNAAKFTAEGGLIEIEAQRRGFDAVIRVRDNGRGIPADALPHVFDLFTQVDHGDRKSGGLGIGLALSRKLVELHGGRIEAFSAGPAAGSEFVITLPLAPQATARPSPEAERAPAPYAARVVVIDDEQDVADSLKLLLESLGATVRVAYDGPQGVALVEDFSPELVFLDLAMPGVDGFETARRIRRTAAGQTATLVALTGWGQARDRAKTKEAGFDAHLTKPASLEQLSKSLRDRPARRIAPGGSGEDAQPAGGG; encoded by the coding sequence ATGGACGCCTGCGAGGTCTGGGCCGCGAGCTGGATGACGGACAGCGAGGCCCGCTGGACCTTCATCGATCCGGCCTGGCTGGCGTTCACGGGACAAAGTCCGGAGGCGGCGCTCGGCCTCGGGTGGCTGAAGGCGATCCATCCCGGCGATCGAGCGGGGTTGGAGAAGGCGCTGAGCGCCGAGGCGCCGGCCCCCTTTCGCCTGCCGCTCGGCGTGCGGCGCGCCGACGGCGCCCCTTGCGCGGCGCGCGCCGCCGGAACGCCGCGCTTCTCGCCCGACGGGCGCTTTCTCGGCTATTTCGGATCGCTTGTGGAGCTTGAAGCGCCCCAAGGCGCCGACGCAGACGAAAGGGAGGCTTTTTGCCGAACCCTGCTCGACGCCCTCGGCGACGGCGTGTTCATTGCGCAGGATGACCGATTCGTCTTCGCCAATCCGGCGCTGTCGGCGATGCTCGGCCATGCGCCGCATGAGATTGAGCGCTTGCCTTTCGAAAGCGTCGTTGCGCCGGAGTTCCTGCCCCTCTGGACGGCCCGCTACGAGGCGGGCGTCGGCGACGGCCCCGAACCGCCCCAGCGCTATCCTCTGCGCATTCTCAACAAGAATGGCGAGCGGCTGGACGCCGAGCTCTCGGCGCGGCGCATTCGGCGCCGGGGACGCAACGCCGTTCTCGGCGTCCTGCGCGACGTCTCGGAGCGGCGCAGAGGCGACGCGGCCCTGCGCGAAAGCGAGCGGCGTTTCCGGCAGGTCGTGGAGTCGTTGCCGCAATTGGTCTGGACCTGCGCGCCGGAGGGCCCCTGCGACTATCTCAGCCCGCAGTGGATCGCCTACACCGGCGTTCCGGAAGCGGCCCAGCTCGGTTACGGATGGCTCGACCGGCTGCACCCGGACGACCTCGAGCGGACCGCCGCGCAATGGCGCGCGGCGCACACGCGCGGCGAGGATCTCTCCGTCGATTTTCGGATCCGTCGGCATGACGGGGCGTATCGCTGGTTCCATACGCTCGCTGTCCCGCTGAAGGACGACGGCGGGCGCATCATCAAATGGTTCGGCACCAACACCGACATCACCGAAATCAAGGACGCGGAAGACGCCTTGCGTGAAAGCGAGGCGCGTTTTGCGAGCTTCATGCGCCATCTCCCCGGCCTCGCCTGGATCAAGGACGCGGAAGGCCGCTACGTTTACGTCAACGAGGCCGCGGAGGCCGCATTTCAAAAGCCCCTGGAAGACATTTACGCCAAGACCGACGTCGACCTCTTCGACGCCGAGACGGCCGAGGCGTTCCGCAGCAACGATCAGCGTGCAATCGCGAGAGACGCCGGCGTTGTCACCATCGAGACGCTCGAACACGCCGACGGCGTTCTGCATTATTCGCTGGTCAGCAAATTCCCCATGAAGGACGCATCCGGGACGATCCAGGGCACCGGCGGCGTCGCCATCGACATTACCGAACACCGGCGGATGGAAGAGGCGCTCGAGCAGCAATCCCGGCTGGTCGATCTTTGTTTCGACCCGATCTTCGTCTGGGACTGGGACAGCGGGATCAAGACCTGGAACCGCGGATGCGAGCATCTCTACGGATATTCCAGCGGTGAAGCCTTCGGGTGGTCCAGCCACCAATTGCTGCAAACGCGCTTCCCCGCCAGCCGGGAGCATTACGAAGCAAGGCTGTTGAGCGCGGGCGAATGGGCCGGCGAATTGGAGCAGATCAGCAAGGACGGCCGCACAATTTGCGTCGAGAGCCGGCAGCAGCTGATCCAGACCGGCGGGCGCAAGCTCGTTTTGGAGGCCAATCGCGACGCCACCGAACGCAAACGCACAGAGGCTGCGCTGCGGGCCGCCAGCAAGCGCAAGGACGAATTTCTGGCGACGCTCGCGCATGAATTGCGAAACCCCCTTGCGCCGATCAGTTACGGCGTGGAGCTGTTGAAGAGGAGGGCCCAGGAGAGCGGATCGCGCGACGTCGCCCTGCTCGGCATGATGGGGCGCCAGGTCGTCCACCTCGTCAAGCTTGTCGACGATCTCCTCGAAATTTCCCGCATCGACAGCGGCAAGATCGAGCTGCGCAGGGAGCCGACCGAGGTCGCCGCCGTCGTGCGCAACGCGCTCGAAACCACCCTGCTGCAGATCGAGAGCGGCCGGCGCCGGCTGGTCACGCGCATCGACGACGATCCGCCGCTCATTGTCGACGGCGACCCCATGCGCCTTTCCCAGGCCTTAACGAACCTCGTCAACAACGCGGCCAAATTTACGGCGGAAGGCGGACTGATCGAGATTGAGGCGCAACGGCGAGGCTTTGACGCGGTCATTCGCGTGCGCGACAACGGCCGGGGCATCCCGGCCGACGCCTTGCCGCATGTTTTCGACCTTTTCACGCAGGTCGACCACGGCGACCGCAAATCAGGCGGCCTTGGGATCGGCCTCGCCCTCTCGCGCAAGCTCGTCGAACTCCACGGCGGCAGGATCGAGGCGTTCAGCGCGGGGCCAGCCGCCGGCAGCGAATTCGTCATCACCCTCCCGCTTGCTCCGCAGGCGACGGCGCGCCCCTCGCCCGAGGCGGAGCGCGCGCCCGCGCCTTACGCGGCCAGGGTCGTGGTGATCGACGACGAGCAAGACGTCGCGGATAGTCTGAAACTGCTTCTCGAGAGTCTCGGCGCAACCGTCCGCGTCGCCTATGACGGCCCCCAAGGCGTGGCCCTCGTTGAGGATTTCTCGCCGGAACTGGTGTTTTTGGACCTCGCCATGCCCGGCGTCGACGGTTTCGAGACGGCGCGGCGGATCAGGCGGACGGCCGCCGGACAAACGGCGACGCTCGTCGCCCTGACGGGCTGGGGACAAGCCCGGGACCGCGCCAAGACCAAAGAGGCCGGCTTCGACGCGCATCTGACCAAGCCGGCGTCGCTGGAGCAGCTCTCCAAGTCTCTGCGCGACAGGCCTGCGAGGCGGATAGCGCCGGGGGGAAGCGGGGAAGACGCGCAACCCGCGGGCGGCGGCTAA
- a CDS encoding Hpt domain-containing protein gives MANLAAVNLSLNHRSGDPNPPEAVLDLVCLSRQTFGDHALETELLALFERQAAQLATRLAAPRSMGDAGARIDLAHMLKGSARSVGAFAVAAAAEAYETALRAGDPGEAALCDRLLCEIEAVRAAIADLL, from the coding sequence ATGGCCAACCTGGCTGCTGTCAACCTTTCCCTCAATCACCGCAGCGGCGACCCTAACCCGCCCGAAGCCGTTCTCGATCTCGTCTGCCTGTCGCGCCAGACCTTTGGCGATCACGCGCTCGAGACGGAGCTGCTCGCCCTGTTCGAGCGGCAGGCAGCGCAGCTCGCTACGCGTCTCGCCGCGCCCCGGAGCATGGGCGACGCGGGCGCCCGCATCGATCTCGCCCATATGTTGAAAGGCTCGGCCCGGTCGGTCGGCGCCTTCGCGGTCGCCGCGGCGGCGGAAGCCTATGAGACGGCGCTGCGCGCGGGCGACCCAGGCGAGGCCGCGCTGTGCGACAGGCTTCTCTGCGAGATCGAAGCGGTGCGCGCGGCGATCGCCGATTTGCTTTAA